GCGCAGGCCCAGGCGGAGGCGTTGCTGGCCCGCGTTGGCCTTTTGGACAAGCGCGATGCCTTTCCTCGCCAGTTGTCCGGTGGTCAGCAGCAACGGATCGCCATCGTCCGCTCGTTGTGCATGAACCCGCGGGTCATGCTGTTCGATGAAGTCACCGCCGCCCTCGACCCGGAAATGGTCAAGGAAGTGCTGGAGGTCATCCAGGGTCTGGCCCGCGAGGGCATGACACTGTTGATCGTCACCCACGAAATGGCCTTCGCCCGCGCCGTGGCCGACCGCATCGTGTTCATGGATGCCGGGCGAATCCTTGAGCAAAACACCCCCGAGCCTTTCTTTACGAACCCGCAAACCGCACGAGCGCAGCAGTTCCTGGAGAAATTCTCCTACGTCGCCGCCCTACCCAAAACGACTCAAACAAAGGAACTGGAACTGCCATGAAAACTGCCAAGTCTTCCCTCTTGCTATTGCCACTGCTGGGCCTTGCACTGCTGGCCGGCTGCAACAAAACCGAAGAACCTGCCAAACCCAAGGTCGCCAGCGCAAGCGCTGCGCCCGCCGGCTACCTGGACAAGATCAAGGCGCGGGACAAGTTGATCGTCGGCGTCTTCACCGACAAGCCGCCGTTTGGTTTCGTCAACGAAGCCGGGCGTTACGTAGGCTTCGACACCGACATCGGTCGCCAATTTGCCAAGGACCTGCTGGGCGATGAAAACAAGGTCGAATTCGTCGCGGTGGAACCGGCCAGCCGCATTCCGTTCCTGCAAAGTGACAAGGTCGACCTGATCCTGGCCAACATGACCGTGACCCCGGAGCGCAAGGAAGCGGTGGAATTCACCAACCCGAACCTGAAGGTCGCGGTGCAGGCGCTGGTGCCACAGGCCAGCGAAGTGAAAACCCTCGATGACCTGGCGAGCCGCACCACCATCGTCACCACCGGCACCACGGCGGACATCTGGCTGACCAAGAATCACCCGGACTGGAAGCTGCTCAAGTTCGAGAAGAACTCCGAGTCCCTGCAAGCCCTGGCCAATGGTCGTGGCGACGCCTATGCCCAGGACAACCTGGTGCTGTTCAGCTGGGCCAAACAGAACCCCGGCTACCGCGTGCTGCCGCAGACCCTGGGCGCCGAAGCACCGATTGCGCCAGCGGTGAAGAAGGGCAACATCGAACTGCGCGACTGGGTCAATGCCGAGCTGGCCAAGCTGGGTGAAGAAAAGTACCTGCTCAAGCTGTACGACCTGTACGTGCGCAAGGAACTGAGCGACGACACCAAGCCCGAGAGCGTGATTGTCGAAGGGGGTAAGTGGCAGGGGTGATCAACCAGCGCTGAACGCTCTCGGCGGCCGCGGTTTTTCTGTGGGAGCGAGCCTGCTCGCGATGGTGTGTCAGTCGCCACATATGGCACTGAAAACCCATCGCGAGCAGGCTCGCTCCCACAGTTATCCCCCAGGGTTTTACCGGGGCCAGCAGCAATATCTCCAACCAACTCAGGCACCTTTTGAACCCTGTTCTAAGCTCAGAGTCGTAACGCATTGGCACGTTCGTTCAATGCAAAGGAGTCTGCATGGCTGGTCCCGGGTTGAAAAAAGTGGTGGGCCTGAGCCTTCTGCTGCTATTGAGCGCCTGCGGGGAAAAACCTCAGGTCGAGAAGGACCGCCCACGGGTGTTCGTGCAGGTGGTCAAGCCGGCGGAATACGCCGCGTCCGTGACCCTCACAGGCGACGTGCAGGCACGGGTGCAGACGGACCTGTCGTTCCGGGTCGGCGGCAAGATCATCGAGCGTTCGGTCGATGTCGGTGATCGCATTTCCGCCAAGCAGGTGCTGGCCAGGCTCGATCCCAAGGACCTGCAAAACAACGTCGACTCCGCCCAGGCCCAGGTGGTCGCCGAGCAGGCGCGGGTGACCCAGAGCGCTGCCGCCTTCGTGCGCCAGCAAAAACTGTTACCCAAGGGCTACACCAGCCAGAGTGAATACGATTCGGCCCAGGCGGCACTGCGCAGCAGCCAGAGCGCGCTGACCGCCGCCCAGGCGCAATTGGCGAATGCCCGTGATCAACTGAGCTACACCGCGCTGATCGCCGACGCGCCGGGGATCATCACCGCGCGCCAGGCCGAAGTCGGGCAGGTGGTGCAGGCGACGATGCCGATTTTCAGCCTGGCTCGCGATGGTGGTCGCGATGCCGTGTTCAACATCTACGAATCGCTGCTGGCGCAGGAGCCGGACGACAAGACCATCACCGTCAGCCTGCTCGACAACCCTGCCATCAAGACCACCGGCACGGTGCGGGAAATCACCCCGGCGGTTTCTGCACAGACCGGCACGGTGCAGGTCAAGGTGACCCTCGATGCCCTGCCGGAGGGCATGCAGCTGGGTTCGGTGGTCAGTGCCACGGCGAAAATCCCCGGCAAGTCGGCCGTCGAGCTGCCGTGGTCGGCACTCACCAAAAACCTCAGCGAGCCGGCCGTGTGGCTGGTGGATGATCAGGGTGCAGCGCAGTTGCACACGGTCACGGTCGGGCGCTACCTGACGGGCAAGGTCATCATCAGCGACGGCCTCAATGGGGGTGAGAAAGTGATCATCGCCGGCGGCCAGTTGCTGCACCCCGGCGTCAAGGTCGAGGTCGCCGAAAACACCTACAAGGATCTGGCTGAAGGAGCCCGGCCATGAAGCGCGTGTCGTTGGCCTTCGCTGCCGTGATGCTGGTCGCCTGCTCGGACAAGGAGCCGCCGCCGGAGCCGGTGCGCCCGGTGTTGTCGGTCCAGGTGCAGGCGCAGGGCGAGGAAACCCTGGGGCGTTTTGCCGGCAACATTCAGGCCCGCTATGAAACCAATGTCGGCTTTCGCATCGGCGGGCGCATCGCCAGTCGCAATGTCGATGTCGGCGCCGAGGTGGAGAAGGGCGCCTTGCTCGCCACGCTCGACCCCACCGATCAGCAGAACCAGCTACGGGCGGCCCAGGGCGACCTGGCGCAGGTCCAGGCGCAGTTGATCAATGCCCAGGCCGACGCCCGGCGTCAGCAGGAGTTGTTCGATCGTGGCGTGGGCGCGCAGGCCCAGCTGGACGCGGCACAAACCAATCTGAAAACCACTCAGGCTTCCCACGACCAGGCCCGCTCGGCTGTCGACCAGGCGAAGGATGCGCTCGGTTATGTCGAACTGCGCACCGATCACAAAGCGGTGGTCACGGCGTGGAATGCCGAAGCCGGGCAGGTGGTCACCGCCGGCCAGCAAGTGGTGACCCTGGCGCAACCGGATATCAAGGAAGCGGTGATCGACCTGCCGGATACGCTGGTCGATCAATTGCCGGAAGACGTGGTGTTCAAGGTCGCCGTGGAACTGGATCCGAGCATCAGCACCACCGCCATCGTGCGCGAAATCGAACCCCAGGCGCAAAGCGCCACCCGCACCCGTCGCGCGCGCCTGACGCTGGCCGAGACGCCGCCGGCGTTTCGCCTGGGCACCGCCATCACGGTCACCGTCAGCTCAGCCATCAAACCGCGCATCGAGCTGCCGCTGACCGCCCTGCAGGACGTCGACGGAAAAACCCGGATCTGGGTCATTGATGAACAGAATGCGACGGTGTCGCCGCGAGACGTCAACGTGGTCAGCCGTACCGATTCAACGATGGTCCTGGCCAGCGGTGTGAAGGCCGGTGAGCGAGTGGTGAGCGCCGGGGTGAACAGCCTGAAACCTGGGCAGAAAGTGAAACTCGATGAGGACAGCCCACGATGAAAGGGAGTTTCAACTTATCCGAATGGGCCCTCAAGCATCAGTCCTTCATCTGGTACCTGATGCTGGTCGCGCTGCTGATGGGCGTATTTTCCTACCTGAACCTGGGCCGCGAGGAAGACCCTTCGTTCACCATCAAGACCATGGTGATCCAGAGCCGCTGGCCCGGTGCGACCCAGGAAGAAACCCTCAAGCAGGTCACCGACCGCATCGAGAAAAAACTCGAAGAGCTCGACTCCCTCGACTACGTGAAAAGCTACACGCGCCCGGGCGAATCCACCGTGTTCGTGTTCCTGCGTGATACCACCAGTGCCAAGGACATTCCGGAAATCTGGTACCAGGTGCGCAAGAAGATCAACGACATCCGTGGCCAGTTCCCCCAGGGCCTGCAAGGCCCGGCGTTCAACGACGAATTCGGCGATGTGTTCGGTTCGGTGTATGCCTTTACTGCCGACGGCCTGTCGATGCGTCAGTTGCGCGATTACGTCGAGCAGGTGCGCGCCGAAATCCGTGACGTGCCGGGGCTCGGCAAGATCGAGATGATCGGCGAACAGGACGAAGTGCTGTACCTGAACTTCTCCACGCGCAAACTGGCGGCACTGGGTATTGATGAGCGGCAGGTGGTGTCGAGCCTGCAATCGCAGAACGCGGTGACGCCCGCCGGGGTGATCGAGGCCGGGCCGGAGCGCATCTCCGTGCGCACCACCGGACAGTTCGCCTCGGAAAAGGACCTGGCCAACGTCAACCTGCGGCTCAACGACCGTTTTTACAGACTGGCCGACATTGCCGACATCAGCCGTGGCTATGTCGACCCGGCCAATCCGGAGTTTCGCTACAACGGCCATCCGGCCATTGGTCTCGCCATCGCCATGAAGAAGGGCGGCAACATCCAGGAGTTCGGCAAGGCCCTGCACCAGCGCATGACCGAGCTGACCGCCGACCTGCCGGTGGGCGTGGGTGTGCACAACGTCTCCGACCAGGCGGCGGTGGTGGAGAAGGCCGTCGGTGGCTTTACCAGCGCGCTGTTCGAAGCGGTGGTGATCGTCATGCTGGTCAGCTTCGTCAGCCTGGGCGTGCGCGCCGGCCTGGTGGTGGCCTGCTCGATCCCGCTGGTGCTGGCCATGGTCTTCGTATTCATGGAATACAGCGGCATCACCATGCAGCGGATTTCCCTCGGCGCGTTGATCATTGCACTGGGCCTGCTGGTGGACGATGCGATGATCACCGTGGAAATGATGGTCACGCGCCTGGAAATGGGTGAAAGCAAGGAGCAGGCGGCCACGTTCGCCTACACCTCGACCGCGTTCCCGATGCTCACCGGTACGCTGGTGACGGTCGCCGGTTTTGTGCCCATCGGCCTCAACGCCAGTTCGGCGGGCGAGTACACCTTCACCCTGTTCGCGGTGATCGCCGTGGCGATGCTGGTGTCATGGATCGTCGCCGTGCTGTTCGCCCCGGTGATTGGCGTGCACATCCTCAGCGCCAACGTCAAACCGCATGACGCCGAGCCCGGGCGCGTCGGCCGTGCGTTCAACTACGGCATGCTCTGGTCGATGCGCAATCGCTGGTGGGCCATCGGTATCACCATCGCCCTGTTCCTGGCGTCGGTGTACGCGATGAAGTTCGTGCAAAACCAGTTCTTTCCGTCCTCGGACCGCCCGGAAATCCTCGTTGACCTGAACCTGCCGCAAAACGCCTCGATTGCCGAGACGCGCAAGGCGGTGGACAAGCTCGAAGCCACGCTCAAGGACGACCCGGACATCG
This DNA window, taken from Pseudomonas sp. MYb118, encodes the following:
- a CDS encoding amino acid ABC transporter ATP-binding protein — protein: MSALIEFKGFNKFFGQHQVLDGIDLKVRPGEVIVILGPSGCGKSTLLRCLNGLEVAQGGSLTFAGRELLGKGTDWREIRQQIGMVFQSYHLFPHMNVLDNLLLGPLKVQKRERREAQAQAEALLARVGLLDKRDAFPRQLSGGQQQRIAIVRSLCMNPRVMLFDEVTAALDPEMVKEVLEVIQGLAREGMTLLIVTHEMAFARAVADRIVFMDAGRILEQNTPEPFFTNPQTARAQQFLEKFSYVAALPKTTQTKELELP
- a CDS encoding transporter substrate-binding domain-containing protein, which translates into the protein MKTAKSSLLLLPLLGLALLAGCNKTEEPAKPKVASASAAPAGYLDKIKARDKLIVGVFTDKPPFGFVNEAGRYVGFDTDIGRQFAKDLLGDENKVEFVAVEPASRIPFLQSDKVDLILANMTVTPERKEAVEFTNPNLKVAVQALVPQASEVKTLDDLASRTTIVTTGTTADIWLTKNHPDWKLLKFEKNSESLQALANGRGDAYAQDNLVLFSWAKQNPGYRVLPQTLGAEAPIAPAVKKGNIELRDWVNAELAKLGEEKYLLKLYDLYVRKELSDDTKPESVIVEGGKWQG
- a CDS encoding efflux RND transporter periplasmic adaptor subunit; translated protein: MAGPGLKKVVGLSLLLLLSACGEKPQVEKDRPRVFVQVVKPAEYAASVTLTGDVQARVQTDLSFRVGGKIIERSVDVGDRISAKQVLARLDPKDLQNNVDSAQAQVVAEQARVTQSAAAFVRQQKLLPKGYTSQSEYDSAQAALRSSQSALTAAQAQLANARDQLSYTALIADAPGIITARQAEVGQVVQATMPIFSLARDGGRDAVFNIYESLLAQEPDDKTITVSLLDNPAIKTTGTVREITPAVSAQTGTVQVKVTLDALPEGMQLGSVVSATAKIPGKSAVELPWSALTKNLSEPAVWLVDDQGAAQLHTVTVGRYLTGKVIISDGLNGGEKVIIAGGQLLHPGVKVEVAENTYKDLAEGARP
- a CDS encoding efflux RND transporter periplasmic adaptor subunit; translation: MKRVSLAFAAVMLVACSDKEPPPEPVRPVLSVQVQAQGEETLGRFAGNIQARYETNVGFRIGGRIASRNVDVGAEVEKGALLATLDPTDQQNQLRAAQGDLAQVQAQLINAQADARRQQELFDRGVGAQAQLDAAQTNLKTTQASHDQARSAVDQAKDALGYVELRTDHKAVVTAWNAEAGQVVTAGQQVVTLAQPDIKEAVIDLPDTLVDQLPEDVVFKVAVELDPSISTTAIVREIEPQAQSATRTRRARLTLAETPPAFRLGTAITVTVSSAIKPRIELPLTALQDVDGKTRIWVIDEQNATVSPRDVNVVSRTDSTMVLASGVKAGERVVSAGVNSLKPGQKVKLDEDSPR
- a CDS encoding efflux RND transporter permease subunit yields the protein MKGSFNLSEWALKHQSFIWYLMLVALLMGVFSYLNLGREEDPSFTIKTMVIQSRWPGATQEETLKQVTDRIEKKLEELDSLDYVKSYTRPGESTVFVFLRDTTSAKDIPEIWYQVRKKINDIRGQFPQGLQGPAFNDEFGDVFGSVYAFTADGLSMRQLRDYVEQVRAEIRDVPGLGKIEMIGEQDEVLYLNFSTRKLAALGIDERQVVSSLQSQNAVTPAGVIEAGPERISVRTTGQFASEKDLANVNLRLNDRFYRLADIADISRGYVDPANPEFRYNGHPAIGLAIAMKKGGNIQEFGKALHQRMTELTADLPVGVGVHNVSDQAAVVEKAVGGFTSALFEAVVIVMLVSFVSLGVRAGLVVACSIPLVLAMVFVFMEYSGITMQRISLGALIIALGLLVDDAMITVEMMVTRLEMGESKEQAATFAYTSTAFPMLTGTLVTVAGFVPIGLNASSAGEYTFTLFAVIAVAMLVSWIVAVLFAPVIGVHILSANVKPHDAEPGRVGRAFNYGMLWSMRNRWWAIGITIALFLASVYAMKFVQNQFFPSSDRPEILVDLNLPQNASIAETRKAVDKLEATLKDDPDIVRWSTYIGEGAIRFYLPLDQQLQNPYYAQMVIVSKGLESREALSQRLRERLRKEFVGIGSYVQALEMGPPVGRPIQYRVSGKDIDQVRKHAIALATELDKNSHIGEIIYDWNEPGKVLRIDIAQDKVRQLGLSSEQVANLMNSIVAGAQVTQVNDDIYLINVVGRAVDDERGTPETLQNLQIVTPSGTSIPLLAFATLRYELEQPLVWRRDRKPTITIKAAVRDEIQPTDLVTQLKPTIDQFAAGLPPGYKVATGGTVEESGKAQGPIAKVVPLMLFLMATFLMIQLHSGQKLFLVASVAPLGLIGVVLALIPTGTPMGFVAILGILALIGIIIRNSVILVTQIDAYEQSGSTPWDAVVQATEHRRRPILLTAAAASLGMIPIAREVFWGPMAYAMIGGIIIATLLTLLFLPALYVAWYKIREPK